A stretch of the Ananas comosus cultivar F153 linkage group 14, ASM154086v1, whole genome shotgun sequence genome encodes the following:
- the LOC109720188 gene encoding uncharacterized protein LOC109720188: MVVDGGDDQTQNQNQDQMMAGWVSGLVEERGFFEGCGAHQRRKKSEKNIFCLRCCASLCAHCTPAHPSHPLLQVRRYVYNDVVRLDDLEKLIDCSYVQPYTINSAKVIFLKPRPQSRPFKGSGNICLACDRILQDPFHFCSLSCKVDHVMAQGGDVTSILLRFDESEFNMLHFESFPMEGSDLVDDGDRNTHNSILEETFRYGDCSGSSSGSRGVAVVEVPKRKKGRGFFPHVNVLSMSSRRKGAPQRSPLS; this comes from the exons ATGGTGGTTGACGGTGGTGATGATCAGactcaaaatcagaatcaggaTCAGATGATGGCCGGATGGGTGAGTGGGCTGGTGGAGGAGAGGGGTTTCTTCGAGGGGTGCGGGGCCCACCAGCGCCGGAAGAAGAGCGAGAAGAACATCTTCTGCCTCCGCTGCTGCGCCTCCCTCTGCGCCCACTGCACCCCTGCCCACCCCTCCCACCCACTCCTCCAG GTGAGAAGATATGTCTACAACGACGTGGTTCGATTGGATGATCTTGAGAAGCTCATCGACTGCTCCTATGTTCAG CCGTACACCATAAATAGTGCCAAGGTGATATTTCTGAAGCCGCGGCCTCAGTCGCGGCCTTTCAAAGGCTCTGGTAACATTTGCTTGGCCTGCGATAGGATCCTTCAAGACCCCTTCCATTTTTGCTCCCTATCATGCaag GTTGATCATGTAATGGCACAAGGTGGGGATGTGACAAGCATTTTACTCCGGTTCGACGAGTCGGAGTTCAACATGTTGCATTTCGAGAGTTTCCCGATGGAGGGGTCCGATCTCGTGGACGACGGCGACCGGAACACGCACAATTCGATCCTCGAAGAAACCTTTCGCTACGGGGACTGCTCGGGCTCGAGCAGCGGCTCGCGGGGGGTCGCGGTGGTCGAGgttccaaagaggaagaagggtaggGGATTTTTCCCTCATGTTAATGTTCTCTCTATGAGCAGTAGGAGGAAGGGTGCTCCTCAACGATCTCCTCTCTCTTAA